One Natator depressus isolate rNatDep1 chromosome 3, rNatDep2.hap1, whole genome shotgun sequence DNA segment encodes these proteins:
- the TMEM178A gene encoding transmembrane protein 178A isoform X2, which produces MHLRNIPFNLTKTIQQDEWHLLHLRRITAGFLGMAAAVLLCGCIVAAVSFFWEESLTQHVAGLLFFMTGIFCTISLCTYAASISYDLNRLPTFIYSLPNDVEHGYSWSIFCAWCSLGFIVAAGCLCAAYPFVHRTKIIHLKSARNSSV; this is translated from the exons ATGCACTTACgaaacattccattcaatttaaCCAAGACCATCCAGCAAGATGAGTGGCATCTGCTTC ATTTAAGAAGAATCACAGCTGGTTTTCTGGGCATGGCAGCTGCTGTTCTTCTCTGTGGATGCATTGTAGCGGCAGTCAGTTTCTTTTGGGAGGAAAGCCTCACGCAGCACGTGGCAGGCCTTCTATTCTTTATGACAG GAATATTTTGCACTATTTCTCTGTGCACTTATGCAGCAAGTATATCATATGATCTAAACCGCCTACCAACATTCATATATAGTCTTCCTAATGATGTGGAACATGGATACAGCTGGTCTATATTTTGTGCATGGTGCAGTTTAGGATTTATAGTAGCAGCAGGATGTCTTTGTGCTGCTTATCCATTTGTTCACAGGACCAAGATTATTCATCTAAAGTCTGCCAGAAACTCTTCTGTATGA